GTCAGAAAACTACTTGCTATCGTGACGTTACTGAACTTCAGTGAAAAAAAATTGATttctgatttaaaaataaaactgcatTGCCAAGAGCAATTCACTAGTGCTGTCAGTGTCATGCTGCTGCTCATGAATGTTGCAAAAAAAGCATTTTATTGGGATAATTGCCAACAATTTCCTTTATTGTCAGTTTGAATGTAAACATCACTCAGATTCAAGTCACTTAGTCAAAGTTTTGAACCACATGATTCAGAGCAGCAGTTGCAGGCCCTGTGATAGGTCCTTGTTTGATGTTTATAACATGGATTAGGTACAACTGACAAGAAATGCTATGAAACCATTATTGCCTGCATGGCTCTCTCTGACccatagtggctggctgcagaaaTAGGCTTCATTTTAGGTTTAACCCTCTTTATTTAAACAAATTGGATttcaaaagaataaaattcattcAATACATTTTTGTCTGGATGTTAACTTCTTCAGCagtagtggcagttgccaaggcaaaatctcgtgcgtgggaagagtttggtgaggccatggagaaagactatcaatcggctccaaaAAGGTTCTGGCGAACTgttcggcgcctcaggagagggaggcagcaactcgctcacactgtttacagtggggatggagagctgctgatgtcaactggggctatagtcggacggtggaaggaatactttgaggagctcctcccacctacgcgcattccgaggaggaaccagagacgggagacctggggatgaactgtccaatctcgggggcagaagttgctgagtttgtcaaacaactacaccgcggcggagccccgggggaggatgagattcgtcctgggtatctcaaagctatggatgttgtagggctgtcatggttgacacgtctctgcaacattgcggggttatcgggggcagttcctgtcgagtggcagaccggggtggtggtccccatctttaagaagggtgacctgagggtgtgttccaactatagggggatcacactcctcagcctccctggaaaggtctactccaaggtactggagaggagggtccgatcgatagttgaatctcagattgaggaggagcaatgtggttttcgtcctggccgtggaactgtggaccagctctatacccttgcaagggtgatggagggggcatgggagtttgcccaaccaatccacatctgttttgtggatttggagaaggcttatgaccgtgtccccaggggcaccctgtgggggacgctccaggagtatggcatgggtggctttctgttaagggccattcagtccctttaccagaggagcgtgagtttggtccgcatagccggtagtgagTCGGACCTGttgccggtgagggttggactccgccagtgctgccctttgtcaccggttctgttcattacctttatggacagaatttctaggcgcagccgtggtgtggagtgtttcgagtttggtggcaggagaatctcgtctctgcttatcgcagatgatgtggtcctcctagcttcatccagctctgaccttcagctcttgctgggtaggttcgcggccgagtgtgaagcggctgggatgaggatcagcacctccaaatctgagaccatggttctcgaccggaaaagggtggctgagagagggagagagatcctacctcaagtggaggagtttaagtatctcagagtcttgttcacgagtgagggtaggagggaccgggagatcgacaggcggattggtttggcgtctgcagtgatgcggacggtgagtcgatctgtcgtggtgaagagggagctgagccagaaagccaagctcttgatttaccgggtggccgggctcagccttagagatagggtgaggagctcagacattcgggagggactcagagtagaaccgccactcctccggatcgaaaggagccagttgaggtggtttgggcatctggtcaggatgcctcctggacgcctccctggggaggtgtttcgggcatgtcctgccggcaggaggcacccgggtcgacccaggacacgttggagaggttacatctccaatctggtccgggaacgccttggggtcctgccggaggagctggtggagatgggctgggagaggacggtctggagttcccttgctgggatgctgcccccgtgacccggacccggattagCGGACGACGACGACGTTAACTTCTTTTGATTTACAAAGTTTCCTTCTAGCAGCTGCACGTTTAAATAGCATTAGTTATCTGATGCTCACAAACATAAATGTCACAGCATCTTGTGCTCATCCTTCGTCCTCTTCGTTGGGTCTTGGTGAGAAACCTCACTCTGGATGTAACTAAAGCTGAATCACTCTCTCACAAAGAGAACAATAAGAACAGCTGTAAAATATTAAAAGGGACCTCTTTTATTTTTAGTCAATAAGACAAAAGAAATCTAGCTCATGATGCTTGGCACAGTATTAGGATTGTACACTAGTATTGCCCTTTACAAATACAAATACATGCAGATCTAAAAGCAATACCAGACATTGATGATTGGGTGAAAAGTTTCATTCAGAACGTTGTTCCTGTGGATGTCAACAAGAATTCTCTCAGAGACATCAACAAAACCATTTCTGTCACAAGACCCAAAACCATGTCATGGGGCCGTCAGTGTATTGCTGTTTAATGGGCCTGCTAAGACCAGAGATCATAACAGTTGTTTTGGTTTCGTGCACCCTGCCAGAGGTGGGCGGGGCTTGTTCTTTTCAGAACAGATTGTGCGTCAGGATACTATCCTGCTGACAATGACACGTGTTTACGTGATCTTCTCTGGCATTAGTGACGTGTGTGACTACGGTAAGAGTACGCGTGCTGCGCGGTGGGACTCATGAGATTTTCTGTGATGTATGCCACCAGCAAACAAATGATAACCAGCATCACGCATATAGCCCCTCCCACCGTTGTCATGGCGATCACAATGTCCTGCATCCCGGACGGCGGCAGCGTGAACTCCACGCAGTCTCGCGGCTCTCCCTGATCCGGGTCGGACCGGGCCGGTGAGGAGCGCAGACAGATTCGGTATGGGATGTTCTCGTGCAGGTCGGACAGGAGGAAGTCCCTGCAGCCAGATCCAAGATGGACACTCGCGCACTCGAACTGGGtgtagctcccgttccaccagcaACTCAGCTCATAGCCTGCACGCCGGTGGCGCCGTTCACCGAAAACAGCGTGCAGTCGTGTCGCGTTTGTCCCGTTAAGATTCTTTTTGTCCCGGTTCTTGTCCCCCCCGTGGCTCCACTGTAACAGTACGCTGCCGTTGATGAGGATGTTCGCCACCAGACTCCCCAAAGACACTTGTGACCTGCAGTCCTCCTTGAGACACTTGTACCCAAACAGCGTCTGTCGAAAACAAAGCTGTCCCCAAATCCCCCCCTCAATCACCCTGTAGGCACACACCGGTGACACCCCTTCATCTGGACCCGGTCCAGATCTCTCTGACGTGAGAGAAGAATTAATCACGTGACCTGCGTTCTCCTGAATCTTCGCTGATGCAGCGAGTTGATGCTGGTTGACAGTTTTCCTGGATGGGGACGAAGATGATGAGCTGCTGCCTGTCTGGTGTACTGATGTGCACCAGAGCAGGAGTACCGACAGGGCGAGCAGCGATGTGCGGTGCTGCTCGGTCATCTCTGGTCGGATTATTTTCACTCACAGTGGATCAGATGGGCGATGGCACACCGAGACAGGCTGATGTCCGCCATGAGATCAGCTCTTCTTGTGGCCTTGAAACAATTCACAGACAGCGTTTAAGGCAGAGATGTTGCagaggataaaaaaaaaaactgcaggaTTAAATTAACAACCTGGGCGCGCGCTCGCATCTCACTGGCATATTTAATCACTCACCTATTTCTGTAGGACAGAGAtcccaactatccatccatcagatgtgctttcttcttcctgtctgcCCTGACGTAAAAAAGCTTTGATGTGCTCTATGAGTGTGCACGTGGGAGAGCGCGCGCAGTGCATGGGAGCGTGGGGAGCGCGCACAAAATATTTGTAGTCATCAGCAGTCAGTGAGTCATCGACCCACTCAGGGCTACAGGTGTCAGCCAGTAGGGAACACAAGGTGGTTATGAACAACCACAGTTTGGAGAAACAATTCTGACTAGATTGATATCAGCTCTAAACAAGAAGGACAAACTTGGATTGAAATGTCAGTCTCAAAATCTTCATAACAGTGTATTAAACTGGTCAGGTTCTCCCACATAGGGAGCCATAGCTGTGcccacttccagaccatgggtccctggaaaaaCGGAAAAAGGAATGTAAGTCAAAGGGCTTCGTTTgtcatgtgccatggatttcagtaCAGGTGTGTATCTCCATCAGTCAGCAGTACAGGTGTGTATCTCCATCAGTCATCAGTACAGGTGTGTGTCTTCATCAGTCATCAGTACAGGTATGTATCTTCATCAGTCAACAGTACAGGTGTGTATTTCCATCAGTCATCAGTATGGGTGTGTTTCTCCATCAGTCATCAGTACAGGTGTGTGTCTTCATCAGTCAACAGTACAGGTGTGTTTCTCCATCAGTCATCAGTACAGGTGTGTGTCTTCATCAGTCAACAGTACAGGTGTGTATCTCCATCAGTCATCAGTACAGGTGTGTATCTTCATCAGTCAACAGTACAGGTGTGTATCTCCATCAGTCAACAATACAGGTATGTATCTCCATCAGTCATCAGTACAGGTGTGTATCTTCATCAGTCAACAGTACAGGTGTGTATTTCCATCAGTCAACAGTACAGGTATG
This sequence is a window from Nothobranchius furzeri strain GRZ-AD chromosome 3, NfurGRZ-RIMD1, whole genome shotgun sequence. Protein-coding genes within it:
- the fndc10 gene encoding fibronectin type III domain-containing protein 10, translating into MTEQHRTSLLALSVLLLWCTSVHQTGSSSSSSSPSRKTVNQHQLAASAKIQENAGHVINSSLTSERSGPGPDEGVSPVCAYRVIEGGIWGQLCFRQTLFGYKCLKEDCRSQVSLGSLVANILINGSVLLQWSHGGDKNRDKKNLNGTNATRLHAVFGERRHRRAGYELSCWWNGSYTQFECASVHLGSGCRDFLLSDLHENIPYRICLRSSPARSDPDQGEPRDCVEFTLPPSGMQDIVIAMTTVGGAICVMLVIICLLVAYITENLMSPTAQHAYSYRSHTRH